tgaaAAGGGctaaaagcacttctatattcacaatccatatatcaacagttcaatcatatcacacacagCCCCTctgcccatcaaatcaatcatccatcacaatacgaaaatttcaatttagtccttattattgataatatttgcacaaactgcccaaacaagctctaaaaaatataaaactttgccacacggtccttagcaatagtAAAAAGCTATAGCATAATGAATCGTACTATTCTAAGATAACAAGAATATTTTAAGgaattttaatcctatttaagcactagaaaattatgaaaaagcaaggttgggtttacctttgccgattcgacTTGAGGCGCGCtcggggcgtcgacaatgggggctagccaaaacctcggtcattcggagacttttccagaacgcaGTCATGCGGCCCGAAATTTGCGAACGGTCAGCTGTCgaattccgcgaatcgaggatacctacgaagcccataacacggggttagtacataaatttttcagaattttctaagctcatttaatgctcgaaattacactgcgaagttccgtgggaccaaaaacgttgtcggaaaattttgaaattaatatcccgaagctcgtcgagtggagcgtgctggtagcctcggttttcgtgggattcacggtttttgaaatctagcccaaaagtcgaaatggcgaAAATCTTccagagcaaaaatcggacaatcgctcgatggatttcggcgttcttggtgtctatggaaagctctccgagtagatgattttagacacaagaccggtcAATCGGTGGCGATCGGCGGATTTGGCGGAGAACTGGAAGCGGCAGCGAGgagaggaggagagaaaagaaagaggaaagagagagacggcgggagaagaaaaaggaaaggggcagttcgattcgaccggtccgatcggtcggttcgattcggccggttcgattcgaaatacaaaattttgaattttactgcGCCTCGGGACCAAAAGCGAGgtcaaaaattcaaaaattcggaaaattcagaaaaatacgtagactccaaatatatttttagttttgccacgtggtctttaaattaatttttaaaaatcatcaaagtttatattttcggaaaatcgaacccgatttttaaaatccgaaaaatctcaaaaaaattcctaaaatttaaataaaatttaaatatcaaaaatactcataattaataaaattttggggtgttacaagagtcattttaacaaatgatttattttattggcaatgaatattttggtttttgaaattttgattgaatttcaagatttccaaattctttgctaaaattttggtaaagtattgtatattatgttttaaatcatggttgtgcattactgagttcaccactcaacgatagttttgtatgctgtcgtaggtgaaagtaaagatagagcagccaAGTGAGATTTCcggtagctgcgccttgaagactcattgggattaacttcgggtatattagaggtatacccttgtacattagattttgatgtatgcatgtaattatatgtatgtaaattagttgagcagttgtacaataacttttgtaatattattttgggtatgtaattaaaatgcaaattattgtaatatttaaatttatttttgagttttgtaatcaatgtaaataattaaatttttgtattttgtgaatgagaaattattcttttttttgaAATGAGATGCTTCGAATTGCGGTTGATTTTGAGTTGAGCTTCTTGTATgagattgtgagatgaaatggatttgtattggagttatggttgagtaaaaatattggaagtgtgtttcttttcaggttttgaagaactattttctcaaaatacagctggtactctactaaaatttttgtaaaaattacggtagttttaaatatctaaaaatttaatttgtgacttaatgtcaattaaatttttaatatttgtgaaaaaaatttacccaccaacttaaaaatgtatagaaattgttttaaaatcccttgtagtatatttaataggttgccggtaggcgaagtacggtaattcgttagatatactacgggatcatgttataccttacgaaGGAGTATGGTGTgacataaataaattttatttctttaactaTATTGATTATACTAATTGAATTTTCCCACTAGTgtgaataattataaaattatattaatacattatttaattaatattttaataaaaattaattttatcttatattttaGAGAATGTATGTGATTAATGTTCAACATGTCGTAAGATTATATATAGATACTTTCATTAAAATAGAAATATAGTtcttttattagttattttattCTCTCTCCATTTACTTTGAAATATTTGCAAAACGCTTgcctcttaatttttttttatatattttaagttTATCTTTTATTATACATTTTTTTATTCTCATTAATAAACATGTTTaatctatttatttatatatttatatgaggGAATCACTggaattttcaaaaatattcttattttttatattatttaaaatttatcttcttattatttaaattaattttgaattttatataaatttaaaatttaaaattttatttatatttaatttgcatttaattaattaagtttatgGTGCTTTTAAATTGCATTTGTATTATATTGTTTGTCTGTTGCAACtctttgtttaatttttttaatttaaagtatgaaaataaaatgattttttcATGCCACTAATATGACTTCACGTTATTCCTTTAGCAACAAAAAGCACAAGATTAAGATTGGGAAATATATTGaaatttgatataattttttttttaaagtttaaatataaAACCATCATGTATATGCATCATTATCATCGTCATCATCATAGGCATATCTCTTATCGACTAGTAATCATAAACAGAGGAAGGCCTAATTAACAAGAGTAGGTTAAGAATCAGGCTGTGAAACCATGGAAAGCTCAAATTGCCTTAGAGAAGCAGGAGGTTGAAGAGAGAGCTAACTCTGAAGAAATGAGATTGTCCCACCCCTGAAGTGGGTTATTATTTTCTGAGCCATCCCACCCTATATGTGTCACGTGCTTCACATCTGTTGGGACCCCTATTTCCATTTCCAGTTCTTCTTCATCCACTGCGAATTTTAGTTAACAAAAATCTTTTTAAGTTCTCATTATATAATGAATAATGCTAtaataactacagaaaataaatgaataaatataaaaataataaaaattttgtaatttcaaatagaatttatgaattttataataaaaataaaaaaataaatgaaaaatatagaaattatgctaattgatattaattaattattaatataattaatttcaagtGGAATTCAAACTTGAGGTTACATATTTTTGAAGACGACTTTATTACCATGGGGCAAAATTCTAAATTAATTAGGTAGAAAGGCTGATTACCAAATAATTGAGAGAAGGTCTTGAAACCCTTGACAAGCCTATGAAACCGATCTGATGTATTAGGCTTTGAAACAGCAAGAAATTTCAGTTCATTCTTCATACTCTCAGTGCTTGATAAGCTTTCCTCATCGTCTTCTTTTTTTCCTATatatttccaaaaaaaaaaaaagaaaaataagcatACGAAAAGAATAAGATCAATGCCACAATTAATGATATTGATGGGTTgttagagatagagagagagagacagagagagagagacttaTTAGAGGTGGGTTAGTGCGATGAGGAGCTGGTGGCTGCTTGGTTCTTCTGGGGTGGTGCACACCAATTGCCACACTTGATTCAGAGACGCAACCAATGGAGAAAGGAAGGAGAACAAGCTTTTCCATTCTATCTCGCATATTTGTTTATCAACAACCaagcaaaaggaaagaaaattatagGGATTAAAGCAAATGCGAAGTGGACTgacatataagaaaaaaaaaattatggggtGGTTGAGGAAAGACAACTACTAGACAAACCTTTGAACTAGGATTTGGGTTTGTTATATTTGTCCATTTGGGTGATGGTCAAGGTGCTGGTAGTGGTGTTGCTGGCTTGGCAACCAAGTTATTATAATTTCACATACAACAGGTCAAGCTACAAATCGAGTTTAGTTGGGTAGAGAGATGGAGATGGGTTTGTTTTGAACGTATAATGttattttcaataattaaaaGGTTTAATTGTATTGGAGTTTAACCTAAATAACAGAGACCAAACATACACGTATGTGCTTCAGAGACATGAAATAATCCAATGTAGGTGGAAATGCTATCTTCAGTACCCTATTAATCGAGTATTTTTCAGAAAAAAAATTACTATCTTTTTGTTTAAGTTGTCTATCTATACTTGCTTCTTTTGTAGTATAAGCCATAACTTTTGATGTATTATCTCTCTAgtatttatttcttttcttttctttaattttgttTCTTGGGATTACTTGGTTTGGACTCTATACCAAACTTGAAGCAGTGAGTGGAATACAAGCAATCTTTACTGTTAAATCTATTAGAGTTCAATTGGATGCGAAGGAGGAGGACCAAACTGCACTTTCTTGATCTTAAAGAAGAAAAACATGATTGATTCTCAGAATAGAATGACAAACAACAGAAAATTTGTTGGAAAAAATAATGTCCTTGTAATGGGGATCACTCCTATAATCATTAGGATAAAGATAAAAAGCTTCAGGAAATTAAGACCTAAACCAAAAC
This sequence is a window from Hevea brasiliensis isolate MT/VB/25A 57/8 chromosome 10, ASM3005281v1, whole genome shotgun sequence. Protein-coding genes within it:
- the LOC110639108 gene encoding CRIB domain-containing protein RIC4-like, with product MRDRMEKLVLLPFSIGCVSESSVAIGVHHPRRTKQPPAPHRTNPPLIRKKEDDEESLSSTESMKNELKFLAVSKPNTSDRFHRLVKGFKTFSQLFVDEEELEMEIGVPTDVKHVTHIGWDGSENNNPLQGWDNLISSELALSSTSCFSKAI